In one Arachis duranensis cultivar V14167 chromosome 9, aradu.V14167.gnm2.J7QH, whole genome shotgun sequence genomic region, the following are encoded:
- the LOC107466111 gene encoding protein FAR1-RELATED SEQUENCE 5-like, with protein sequence MAIRNAVRDVFPEVRHRLCAWHLIRNATSNVGNPSFTSKFRKIMLGDYEIPVFKRKWVQLIEEFGIEDKPWVINMYEKKHMWATAYLRGKFFAGFRTTSRCEDLHSVVGRYVGSRYDLTSFVEHFQRCVAHMRFKEFNADYESTRGVPVMQTCIELLERYAAELYTHEIFLFFRPFLSRAGSMRVLNIDNTDYCIKYTVCKHGKPDFMWTVDFRQEEIIFMCTCLRMESFGIPCEHIVKVLIDRDICEISRSLVLDRWTKKVKSALNDPSGFTRDAVVISRQSALVEFSKQLAAVAAKVPERYEETHEGTNQPQSGVAKSSNPYVNQSGVGSGQPSRKKHQRCSVCQMEGHKKTKCPWQKDIDNNVIEDEANGSDDGDVYPEPTAELDSDN encoded by the exons ATGGCGATTAGGAATGCAGTGAGAGATGTATTTCCCGAAGTCAGACATAGATTATGCGCTTGGCACCTTATTCGAAATGCAACTAGCAATGTTGGAAATCCATCGTTTACATCGAAATTCAGAAAAATCATGTTGGGAGACTACGAGATTCCCGTGTTTAAGCGTAAGTGGGTTCAGCTTATTGAAGAATTTGGCATTGAGGATAAGCCGTGGGTGATCAACATGTACGAAAAGAAGCATATGTGGGCTACTGCATATCTAAGAGGAAAATTCTTTGCTGGCTTTAGAACTACATCAAGATGTGAAGATTTACACTCAGTTGTGGGAAGGTATGTGGGGTCGCGGTATGATTTGACAAGTTTCGTAGAGCATTTTCAAAGGTGTGTTGCACACATGCGATTTAAAGAATTTAATGCTGATTATGAATCTACACGTGGGGTGCCTGTCATGCAAACTTGTATAGAGCTACTAGAGAGATATGCTGCTGAGTTATACACTCATGagatatttcttttctttcggcCATTTCTCTCTAGAGCTGGATCAATGCGGGTGCTAAACATAGATAATACCGATTATTGCATAAAGTATACTGTGTGTAAGCATGGGAAGCCCGATTTTATGTGGACCGTTGATTTTCGTCAAGAAGAAATTATCTTCATGTGTACCTGTTTAAGAATGGAGTCATTTGGTATTCCCTGCGAACATATTGTGAAAGTTCTGATTGACAGAGACATCTGTGAGATTTCCCGGTCATTGGTATTGGATAGATGGACAAAAAAGGTTAAATCAGCACTCAATGATCCAAGTGGGTTCACCAGGGATGCTGTTGTTATTAGTCGTCAAAGTGCCTTGGTGGAATTTTCTAAACAATTGGCTGCAGTTGCTGCTAAAGTACCAGAGAGATATGAAGAGACAC ACGAAGGCACTAATCAACCTCAATCAGGTGTAGCTAAAAGTAGCAATCCGTATGTGAATCAAAGCGGTGTAGGCTCAGGACAACCATCTAGGAAGAAGCACCAACGTTGTAGTGTTTGTCAAATGGAAGGACATAAGAAGACAAAATGTCCTTGGCAAAAGGACATTGACAACAACGTTATTGAAGACGAAGCTAATGGTTCAGATGATGGCGACGTATATCCAGAACCGACAGCTGAGTTAGATAGTGATAACTAG
- the LOC107466110 gene encoding protein FAR1-RELATED SEQUENCE 5-like codes for MSGIFTDTEMNEQYQEDDDFNQQEELVSDQDMMDEQNEFEEDFRDEFTEGAFFSGSDQSKDILEAAYAVDSVQDITTLKFSENFAEEIGKYHFSTLQLAFDFYMKYSKSKGFSARKSKTFKNSTGEIYKQKFVCHRQGFRMEKYYTMEKRKKEPRLETRTGCDARMDVKFVPESGRWHTFYFSDEHNHDLLDTQFSAMLPAHRKMSEADIMQTMNMLKSGIRTSQIFGLLASQAGGYEFVGYGPRDMYNEIARQRRQIPGDAARVLKKLEDMRLKDPQLYFKACHDSRGLLHNLFWSDGISQLDYRLFGDVIAFDATYKKNKYSCPLVIFSGVNHHNQTIVFDLR; via the coding sequence ATGTCAGGTATATTTACGGACACTGAGATGAATGAGCAATACCAGGAGGACGATGACTTTAACCAACAAGAAGAGCTAGTAAGTGACCAAGATATGATGGATGAACAGAATGAATTTGAAGAAGACTTCAGAGATGAATTTACTGAGGGAGCGTTTTTTTCTGGATCTGATCAGTCAAAAGATATCCTTGAAGCCGCTTATGCGGTTGACTCCGTGCAAGACATTACAACTTTGAAATTTAGTGAGAATTTTGCGGAGGAAATTGGCAAATACCACTTTTCTACTTTGCAGCTtgcatttgatttttatatgaaGTACTCAAAGTCGAAGGGCTTTAGTGCAAGGAAGAGCAAGACCTTCAAGAATAGTACTGGTGAGATTTACAAACAAAAGTTTGTATGTCATAGGCAAGGATTTAGGATGGAGAAATATTACACGatggaaaaaaggaaaaaggagcCTAGATTAGAAACAAGAACTGGATGTGATGCCCGAATGGATGTTAAATTTGTACCAGAAAGTGGAAGATGGCATACCTTTTATTTCTCTGACGAACACAACCATGATCTATTGGATACACAATTCAGTGCTATGTTGCCTGCCCACAGAAAAATGTCAGAGGCAGATATTATGCAAACGATGAACATGCTAAAGTCAGGGATTAGAACTTCACAGATATTTGGTCTTCTAGCTAGTCAAGCAGGCGGGTATGAATTTGTTGGCTATGGTCCCAGAGATATGTACAATGAGATTGCTCGGCAAAGGCGTCAAATTCCTGGTGATGCAGCGCGAGTGTTGAAGAAGTTGGAGGATATGCGGTTGAAGGATCCACAATTATATTTCAAGGCATGTCATGATTCAAGAGGTTTGTTACATAATTTGTTCTGGTCTGATGGGATTAGCCAACTAGACTACCGACTCTTCGGGGATGTTATTGCTTTTGATGCTACATACAAGAAGAACAAGTATAGTTGTCCATTAGTCATATTCAGTGGGGTTAACCACCACAACCAAACAATTGTTTTTGACCTGCGTTAA